GTCATGCCTCGATCTTGGCGGAGGCCGATCTCATCGTGGACGCTATTTTCGGAACAGGTCTCAGGGACGAAGTGAAGGGGATATCCCTTCATGCCATAGAGATGATCAACGCGATGAAGGGGCGAAAGTCGCGCGTGGTATCTGCCGATATCCCGTCGGGGCTTTCATCCGATACCGGCATGCCTCTGGGAGGATCCGTCGTTGCTGATGATACGGTTACATTTGCTCTGCCAAAACTCGGCCTTTGTCTCGGGAGGGGGTTGGAGTATTGCGGAAATATTCATGTCGTCGATATAGGTATTCCGCCGGAGGAGGCGGAGAAGATCCCTTCTAAATATTCTCTAATAGTCGGGGATGATGTGCGTCGTTCGTTTTTACCGAGAAGAATGAATTCCCATAAGGGGACCTTCGGACATGTGGCGATATTCGCCGGATCGCGAGCCAAGATCGGAGCGGGGTATCTCTCCTCGAGGGCGGCGCTGAGAAGCGGTTCCGGCCTCGTCACCTATGCGATGCCGGAAAGCGCCTTCGCATTTTTCGATTCGAATTATTCTGAGGTGATGTGCGAACCTCTTCCCGATAACGGTAAGGCATTTTTTTGTCATGAATCGCTGGATAAAGCGTTGCATCTTGCGCAGGACAAGAGCGCCGTCGCGATAGGTCCGGCGATCGGGACGGAGGAGGCGACGCGCGCTTTTCTCAACGCCTTTGTGAGGGATCTCAAAACCAGCTTGGTCATCGATGCCGACGGGCTGAACCTGCTCGATCTCTCTTCCCTCAGGATGAGGGGGGCGGCGACCGTTTTGACGCCGCATCCGGGGGAGATGGCCAGGCTCACCAAAAGCGATACCGGATTGGTCAATGCGAACAGGACGCAGGCGGCGATCTCTCTTGCGGCTTCCTGTGGGGCAATTGTGGTCCTCAAGGGGATGGGAACGGTAGTCGCTGCTCCCGATGGACGCTGTGCGATAAATCGAACCGGGAACTCAGGGATGGCATCGGCCGGAATGGGGGACGCACTCACAGGGATCATCCTCTCCCTTCTCGGTCAGGGGCTGGACCCATTCGATGCGGCCTGCGCCGGAGTTTTCGTTCATGGAATGGCCGGCGACTTTGCCGCTTCGGAAATAGGAGAGCGCGCGCTGATAACTTCCGATTTGATAAAAAATCTTCCGCGTGTTTTTTCGAGCATCGAAACTCATAGTCATTCCCGCGGAATAGAACTGGATCCCTGATAGAACCATTCGGGGATGACAATCATAGTGTCATTTCCGCGGTCTTAAGCCGCCGCTAACGCGGGGCAAACGGGAATCCCGTGGAATAGAAATACAAGATGATAAAACGAAAAACAAAATCTCCGGTAGAAACACAGGAATTTGCCGCCGAATTTTCGGCGCGTCTAAGGCCGGGGGACCTTGTCGCGCTCATCGGGGATCTTGGCGCAGGCAAGACCCATTTTGTCCAAGGGCTTGCAGCGGGTTTTTCCGTTCCGGAAAAAATCTACGTTCGCTCTCCTTCCTTTGCGTTGATAAACGAATATCTTGGCGGTCGCCTCCCTCTATACCATTTTGATTTTTACAGGCTTTCGGATCCCTCCGAAACAGAGGGGCTTGGAATGGAGGAATACTTTTACGGTGAAGGGGTAACGGCTGTCGAATGGGCCGATCATTTTCCTGAACTCATCCCCGCGTCCGCGTATTGGGTGGAATTTAAAATCCTCGGCGATAGGGAGAGGGAGATAACGATTACGGGAAAAGATGACGTCATTCCCTCGGAATAGAACTGGATCCCCGATTAAAGCACTCGGGGATGACGAACGCGTCGATAAGGAGGCACAATGTACGATCTCGCTGTAATAGGGGCCGGGCCCGGCGGTTACGTCGCCGCGATTTCAGCGGCTAAACATGGCGCAAAGGTTTTGCTCATTGAGCGCGAACAAGTTGGCGGCGTATGCCTCAACAGGGGCTGCATACCGACCAAGGCTTATATAGCCTCAGCCCACGCTCTTCACGCCATTCATAAATCCTCTGAATTCGGAATCGAACTCGCCGGAGCTGCGGCGATCAATTTCGCAAAAGCCAAGAGTCGCAAGGATGAAGTCGTCTCAACTCTTCGGGGCGGAATAGAGACCCTTCTCAAGGGAAACAAAATCGAGCTAGTCAGGGGAAGCGCAACCTTTGTGGATTCAGGGCTCAGGATCGGAGAGAGGGAGGTCGATGCGAAAAATATCATCATCGCCACGGGATCCGATTGGATCGATCTTCCAGGGATAAAGCGCGATGGCGAAAAAATAGTAACCAGCGACGAAGTTCTCGAATGGGACTCTCTCCCCAAAAGTTTGGCGATCATAGGTGGTGGAGTGGTCGGGTGTGAGTTCGCATGTATGCTTTCCGAAATGGGCGTCGCTGTGACCATAATCGAAGCGACTCCCTCTATCCTGCCCCCCGTCGAGGCCGGCATATCGCGCCTGCTCGCGCGTTCGATGAAATCCCGTGGAATAGAAATCCTGACATCCACCTTTGCCAACTCGGCATCTGTAACCGCCTCCGGCGTTTCGATATCCCTTTCAACCGGCAACTCCATAGAGGTTGAAAAAGTCATGGTGGCGGTCGGCAGGCGTCCTTTTGTCGAAGGGCTTTCGCTGGCATCGGCAGGAATCGAGACCGACGGGCGGGGCTATATCATCGTGGATGAAAATTTCATGACCAGGAGAAAGAATTGCTACGCTATCGGGGATGTCAAAGGGGGCTTCATGCTCGCGCATCAGGCCAGCGCGGAAGGGGAGGCGCTCTCGGAATATCTCTTTGGCGGCAGCGAAAGGCTTCGCGATATCGGTCCTATTCCAAAGCCGATCTTCACCTACCCGGAGGTAGCCTCCGTGGGATTGACTTCGGAAGAGTTGAAGCGCGACGGGATAAAATTTTCAACCGGAAGATTTCCGTATGCTGCGTGTGGCAAGGCGCTTTGCGACGGCGAAACGGAAGGACAGGTCCTTGTTCATGGAGATGAAGACGAAAAAGTTCTCGGCGTTCATGCCTTCGGCGAAGGTGCGACGCTTATGATAGCGGAGGCCGCGCTTGCCATGAAGGCCGGGCTCTCCGTAAGACAGATAGCGCAGACTGTTCACTCTCATCCGACCATCTCCGAAACGCTTGCAGAGGCCGCAGCCGACGTGTATGGCAGCGCAGTGCATAAGATGGGGAGGAAATCGTAGATGAACTGGATCCCCGATAAAAACGCTCGGGGATGACACACAGATTGGTCGGAGTAAAATGAATATTATCGTTCAAAAATATGGCGGGACATCGGTGGCGGATCTGGAAAAGATCCGCGCCATAGCCGGGCGAATCGCGAAACGCCGGGAGGATGGGGAGGGGATAGCGGTCGTCCTCTCCGCCATGGGGGATTCCACGGATCAACTCGTCGGGATGGCAAATGAAATATCAAAGGCACCGGATCCTTGCGCGATGGATCTCCTGCTTGCCACCGGCGAGCAAATTTCAATAGCGCTGATGGCAATGACTCTAAAGGAGCTGGGAGTGCCATGCGAAACCTTCATGGGCTTCGAGGCAGGTTTTTCCACCAGCGGCGATCACTGCAAGGCGAGGATAAGAAGGGTGGACCCCTCCGCGGTCAAGGCATCCATCGAATCCGGCAAAGTTGCAATAGTCGCCGGTTTTCAGGGGATTTCGGAGTCGAATGAAATCACGACGATAGGAAGAGGGGGCTCGGATACCACCGCGGTAGCGCTTGCGGCGGCGCTGGGCGCGGGCCGCTGCGAAATTTACACCGATGTCGATGGCGTCTTCACCGCGGATCCAAGCCTTTGCAAAGACGCAAAGCTTCTGGAAAAGAGCTCCTATGAAGAGATGATGGAACTCGCCGATGCCGGCGCCAAGGTTCTTCACAGCCGCTCTGTGGAGATAGCGGCGAAATACGGCGTGGTTCTGGAGGTTCGTTCCTCATCTACGGGAAGGCCCGGGACATCGCTAATCCCCGAAAGTGAAATTTCAGAGGGGAGTGTCATATCCGGGATATCTTGCAATCTAGATGAGGCGAAGGTCTCTATAAGGAAGGTTCCGGACAAAGTCGGAGTAACCGCGGCAATCTTCAAGCCGATTGCGAGGGCGGGGATAGATGTCGATCTCATCATCCAGACGGTTTCTGAGGAGGGCTTCACCGAGCTCAGCTTTACCGTCCCCAAGGAGGACCTTCGTCGCGCGATGACTCTGGCGGAGGTCGTCGCAAGGGAGGTCGATGCCGGCAAGGTAACCGCATCCGGCGATATCGCTAAAATCTCAATCGTCGGTTTGGGGATGCGCAGCCATGCCGGGGTCGCACACAGGATGTTCGATGCGCTCGCGCGGGAGGGGATATCCATCCAGATGATTGGTACCTCCGAGATCAAGGTCTCGGTGGTCATCGATATGCGCCGCGCAGAGGATGCCGTGAAGATACTTCACCGTGAATTTGGATTGGCGGACCGTTGACCTAAAAAACAGGTTGAGGCTGAGGTTAAGGTTAAGAAAAATCATTTTCGCTCAACCTTAACCTAAACCTTAACCTTTCGAATTTTTCGGTCGATGGTCAAAAACCGTGCGATAATACGATAGTGCAATAGTGCGATAAAAGCATGTCATCCCCGAGTGATGAGAAGGTTGTCATCCCCGAGTGGTGTAGTCGGGGATCCAGCAATAAGCGTGACTCGATATAAAAATAAAGATATATTAACTTGACTATGCAGGTTGATATATATTAACCTGCATAAAGAGGTTAATATGACCATCAAAAACTTCGTGTCGACGACGGAAGCCGCTAAAATCCTCGGAATAAGCACGGTAGCTGTCTTTAAAAAAATCAAGAATGGTCAGCTTCCAGCGCAGAGGGTCGGTAGAAATTATCTGATCGACATAAAAAACCTCGGTCTTAAAGATTCCAAGCCCAATAAAAAAACAAAAAAGCTGATCAGCGAAGCGGTGAAACGCGCGGTTTCTGAATATGGAGAAGCGTTGAAAAAACTGGGGGAAGAGTAGTGCATATACTTTCTCTTCAGGAAGTTCGCGATATAGCATTCGAGCTCGCCAGAGAGAGTATGGCATGGGACGAACCTATTCCGGATTTTGACACCCGATTTCCTAACGTCCTGGAAAGCTGTCTATCGGCACCTTTTCAAACCTTTGACAAAAAAAATCTTTACAAAGGGTTGCTCGAAAAGAGCGCAATACTTTTCTATCTCATGATAAAGAATCATCCCTTTGCAAATGGCAACAAACGCATAGCGGTTACAGCTCTGCTTGTTTTCTTGGCTCTAAATGGGAAATGGTTGGAGGTAAGCAATCAGGAACTGTATAATTTTGCGGTTTGGGTGGCAAGCAGCCCGCCGCAACTCATGAACGAAACCGCTGATGCTATAGAGGGTTTTCTGACAAAAAATATCGTCTGTTACAGTTGAAGGACTGGCAAATTGACCATGGACCATAGTGCGATAAAAGCCTGTCATCCCCGAGTGATTTTATCGGGGATCCCGTAACGACCGTGACTGGTGGAAAAACAGAGGCTAGAGGTGAGATGTTAGAAACTAGAAAAAAACGGGCTCGTAAAAATCTCGTTTCTCACTTCTAGATTCTAGCTTCTTGATGTCGGTCGATGGTCAATTGTCGGGTTTAGGATGCATATCCCTGAAAAGAGCTGTTGGCATATTCGTTCAGATATTGTTAGAATGGGCGCCATCATTATTTAAGATTCGGGGTCCCTTTTATGCGTCAGAAAACGGATGCGCGCCTTATCATAACGAGAATGCCTGTTTCGATTTTTTCGCGTAATCACTTGAAATTATTCATTATTAGCTAAATCGGCTTTGGCATATAGGTTGCAACGTTATACGCCTGGAGGTTCTTATGAAGAAAATAACCATACTAATTCTTTCCGTGATCGCGATCGCCGCGGCCTATCCGCTTTTCGCCGCACAGGATTTTGGGTTTTCCGATCCGATACCGGTCGTCGGGGATAACCCAAATGATCCAGGCGGGACGAGTGCTGTGAGGATGTATTTTTTCAATCATCCGGCATACACGGGGGACTCTAACTTCTCATCCTCATATGAGATCGATAAAAAAGTGAGCGATGTGATTGCAGTTCCGGGATCTGTTAGGATTGGAGAGCCTACTGCTATCTATTTACCCGCTTTTGGCTATGATAAGTCAAATATGCCGAAGTTAAAATCAACTTTAGGTTTAGGGCCTAGGAATTTGACTCTAAAGTTTGCTGAAGATAAGGAAATTACGCGTTATTTAGTGATGAGACCCTCCACCAAACCTAACCGACATGGAAGGTCAGTAGTGCTTGCAGATATCAGAAAAACGAAGTCAGGCGAATACCAATCACTTTCACTCGGAAATGACCGCCAATATATCGGCTATGCAGGCAACTATATTGCCCCATACTTGAGCGCTTCAGGGAAGAGCGATCATCCGGCATTATTTAAAAGTGCCAGCTCTGCTTACTTCAAATGGTGTTCCAGATCCAATAACATGGGTATCTACTTCGAATGTGCCGAAGAGGATACAATAGAAGAGATAGATGATATATTAGCGTACGACCTGGTTCCGCCTGTTGATGCCTCTTTGATGATAACCCCCGTTTTTGATCCATTGCAGATACATGTGGGCGGTACAACTGCTGAACGTGGGTACTTGCTGAAAAACGGCCAAAGCACCAAGGGTTTTTATGCACTGAACGCAGCTACTACGGGTGCAGAACAACGAAAAGGCGAATTTAGAAAAGGCGAATTTAACTTTGCCTTAATTTCTCCTCTAAGTTTCTTTTACAAAGGCAACTACGACAAATATCGTTTTTTGGGGTACTCAAGTCTTCAGGACTACGTGATAGACATGACAGCGTTTCCTGAGAACAACTCATCACTAGGGGGACTTAATCCAGAAGATTGGTTCGACTTACTCTATAAAAAGGTTGACGAACCTAAGGACTTTAGCTCAATTTTTATGTTGTATTCTTTAGGTTTAATAAATCTTCCCTATGCCACAGCTAACACTGTTTCGTCCGAGACACGTACCGCAGAATCACTACAGACGATCAGCGATATAATAGCGCCTGCCTACATCACCAACCCATGGTTTCCGGTGGCGGCCAACCCTGTGGCAGTTGTCAGGGATTCTAGCCAGGATGTAGCTACCCTTTATTACAACACACTCTTTAGTTGGAATGATTTTTTGCTTACCCCTTATGGGCGTCCGACAATTTTCAAGGACATGGATGTTCACAGAATGAAGGAACTCGTCGGTTTTAAAAAAACAGACGGATCCTTTACTTCTCTGGAAGACTGGTCTGGATATGAGTTCTTTTATCCGAGCAAGGTGGTAGTGCCGGTGGTGATATGGGGAGTCGGTGATGTAGATATTGCGCAGTATGAGACATCCAATCCATCTTCGATAATTACGCCGAAAACGGTAGCTCTCGTGGATTATGGCGCCTCCAGCCACCCTGGAATTTTCAATATGGCACATTTGCAGGACAGATCAAGAATTCCTAAAGACTATCTTCTTCTTCCCTCATCCATCGCTAACAATCGTGGCTTTGCCGGCATGATATACGTCATCGATAAAAATGACACGGAAAGCCAGCTTCATATGAAGAGTTGGAAATGGACCGAAGAACTAGGAAATGCTGACGATGTCAGAAAACGATTCGCCCTAAGGCCAAGAGAAGAAATATATACGGAAATTCCGTTCAGGGTTCCTTCCAAGGCTATTATGATTCCTCCCTATGATGGAGATCCAAACGTGGTCCCTTATCAACTTGCCACGGGAAACCTTGATGGAGATTCCTGTCAGGATATCGTGGTAAGTTATCGAAGCGCCGAGATGGTAACAGATATCCCAACTAAAAATTACACTGACTTTCACGTATCCTATCCAAACCTGTTCAGCATCATATTCAGGAGCCCGCTCAAAGATGGTAGCTGCCCATTTTCCACTAGTGATAAATATTGGGATCCTGATGGCATTACTGTTGTTCACAAAACTTTGCCGATTTTGGGTGGGAATACGGCCGGCAATGCCGCTGTTTCAGCGGTTTCAATAGGCAATTTCGTGGGAGAACTTGGAAATAAAAAAAGAAACGATATAGCCGTCGGAAACCTAAATCTCGAGAAGGACGCCGATGGCAATTTTGCCGGCTTTGTCTACGTCTTTGCGAATTCGGAAGATGACATTGATCGTACAACCGGAAAGCCGATCTTTAGTTCGCCAAACACAGGATATGACCCA
This genomic stretch from Myxococcales bacterium harbors:
- a CDS encoding NAD(P)H-hydrate dehydratase; translation: MKLLSSSQMRSLDESAITQHRIPSMELMENAGRALADVAATSRPSRAAVVCGRGNNGGDGLVAARYLIGMGIDVAVLILASPQELSPDARANWERLVRISTRVFPCTDASYLSSHASILAEADLIVDAIFGTGLRDEVKGISLHAIEMINAMKGRKSRVVSADIPSGLSSDTGMPLGGSVVADDTVTFALPKLGLCLGRGLEYCGNIHVVDIGIPPEEAEKIPSKYSLIVGDDVRRSFLPRRMNSHKGTFGHVAIFAGSRAKIGAGYLSSRAALRSGSGLVTYAMPESAFAFFDSNYSEVMCEPLPDNGKAFFCHESLDKALHLAQDKSAVAIGPAIGTEEATRAFLNAFVRDLKTSLVIDADGLNLLDLSSLRMRGAATVLTPHPGEMARLTKSDTGLVNANRTQAAISLAASCGAIVVLKGMGTVVAAPDGRCAINRTGNSGMASAGMGDALTGIILSLLGQGLDPFDAACAGVFVHGMAGDFAASEIGERALITSDLIKNLPRVFSSIETHSHSRGIELDP
- the tsaE gene encoding tRNA (adenosine(37)-N6)-threonylcarbamoyltransferase complex ATPase subunit type 1 TsaE → MIKRKTKSPVETQEFAAEFSARLRPGDLVALIGDLGAGKTHFVQGLAAGFSVPEKIYVRSPSFALINEYLGGRLPLYHFDFYRLSDPSETEGLGMEEYFYGEGVTAVEWADHFPELIPASAYWVEFKILGDREREITITGKDDVIPSE
- the lpdA gene encoding dihydrolipoyl dehydrogenase, whose translation is MYDLAVIGAGPGGYVAAISAAKHGAKVLLIEREQVGGVCLNRGCIPTKAYIASAHALHAIHKSSEFGIELAGAAAINFAKAKSRKDEVVSTLRGGIETLLKGNKIELVRGSATFVDSGLRIGEREVDAKNIIIATGSDWIDLPGIKRDGEKIVTSDEVLEWDSLPKSLAIIGGGVVGCEFACMLSEMGVAVTIIEATPSILPPVEAGISRLLARSMKSRGIEILTSTFANSASVTASGVSISLSTGNSIEVEKVMVAVGRRPFVEGLSLASAGIETDGRGYIIVDENFMTRRKNCYAIGDVKGGFMLAHQASAEGEALSEYLFGGSERLRDIGPIPKPIFTYPEVASVGLTSEELKRDGIKFSTGRFPYAACGKALCDGETEGQVLVHGDEDEKVLGVHAFGEGATLMIAEAALAMKAGLSVRQIAQTVHSHPTISETLAEAAADVYGSAVHKMGRKS
- a CDS encoding aspartate kinase; the encoded protein is MNIIVQKYGGTSVADLEKIRAIAGRIAKRREDGEGIAVVLSAMGDSTDQLVGMANEISKAPDPCAMDLLLATGEQISIALMAMTLKELGVPCETFMGFEAGFSTSGDHCKARIRRVDPSAVKASIESGKVAIVAGFQGISESNEITTIGRGGSDTTAVALAAALGAGRCEIYTDVDGVFTADPSLCKDAKLLEKSSYEEMMELADAGAKVLHSRSVEIAAKYGVVLEVRSSSTGRPGTSLIPESEISEGSVISGISCNLDEAKVSIRKVPDKVGVTAAIFKPIARAGIDVDLIIQTVSEEGFTELSFTVPKEDLRRAMTLAEVVAREVDAGKVTASGDIAKISIVGLGMRSHAGVAHRMFDALAREGISIQMIGTSEIKVSVVIDMRRAEDAVKILHREFGLADR
- a CDS encoding helix-turn-helix domain-containing protein, producing MTIKNFVSTTEAAKILGISTVAVFKKIKNGQLPAQRVGRNYLIDIKNLGLKDSKPNKKTKKLISEAVKRAVSEYGEALKKLGEE
- a CDS encoding type II toxin-antitoxin system death-on-curing family toxin — encoded protein: MHILSLQEVRDIAFELARESMAWDEPIPDFDTRFPNVLESCLSAPFQTFDKKNLYKGLLEKSAILFYLMIKNHPFANGNKRIAVTALLVFLALNGKWLEVSNQELYNFAVWVASSPPQLMNETADAIEGFLTKNIVCYS